One Leucobacter muris DNA segment encodes these proteins:
- the ssb gene encoding single-stranded DNA-binding protein encodes MAGEPLITVVGNLVADPEPRVSQAGNSWVTFRIASTPRVRDRQSGDWSDGEPLWLGCRAYGEYADNIAASLTKGMRVIVQGRLTQRSYTDNQGQQRTSLDLEVEEVGPSLRFATAQVSRGQSRGQVGGFGGGGNQPQGQSSWGRPAAQQQEGNPWTNSGQGGASSGGGNDFGGGFDDEQPF; translated from the coding sequence ATGGCCGGCGAGCCGCTGATCACTGTCGTCGGCAACCTCGTTGCCGATCCCGAGCCTCGGGTCAGCCAGGCGGGCAACTCGTGGGTGACCTTCCGGATCGCCTCGACCCCTCGCGTGCGCGACCGTCAGTCGGGCGATTGGTCTGACGGCGAACCGCTGTGGCTCGGTTGCCGCGCATACGGCGAATACGCCGACAACATCGCGGCATCGCTCACGAAGGGCATGCGCGTCATCGTGCAGGGCCGCCTCACGCAGCGCAGCTACACCGACAACCAGGGCCAGCAGCGCACGAGCCTCGATCTCGAGGTCGAAGAGGTCGGTCCGTCGCTGCGCTTCGCCACCGCTCAGGTGAGCCGCGGTCAGTCGCGCGGCCAGGTCGGCGGCTTCGGCGGCGGTGGCAACCAGCCGCAGGGTCAGAGCAGCTGGGGTCGTCCCGCTGCGCAGCAGCAGGAAGGCAACCCCTGGACCAACTCCGGTCAGGGCGGCGCTTCTTCCGGCGGCGGCAACGACTTCGGCGGCGGCTTCGACGACGAGCAGCCCTTCTAG
- the rpsF gene encoding 30S ribosomal protein S6, which translates to MHPYELMVILDPGIDERTVAPSMDKFLGVIRNAGGEIENVDIWGKRRLAYEIKKQAEGIYVVVNFSATPEATAELDRQLGLSEAVLRTKVLRADELIAQRAAQAKREQAKAARAAKVGA; encoded by the coding sequence ATGCATCCGTACGAACTCATGGTGATCCTCGATCCGGGTATCGACGAGCGCACCGTGGCCCCCAGCATGGACAAGTTCCTCGGCGTCATCCGCAATGCGGGCGGCGAGATCGAGAACGTCGACATCTGGGGCAAGCGCCGTCTCGCATACGAGATCAAGAAGCAGGCCGAAGGCATCTACGTCGTGGTGAACTTCTCCGCGACCCCCGAGGCGACTGCCGAGCTCGATCGTCAGCTGGGTCTCTCCGAGGCCGTGCTGCGCACCAAGGTGCTCCGCGCCGACGAGCTCATCGCTCAGCGCGCTGCTCAGGCCAAGCGCGAGCAGGCCAAGGCCGCTCGTGCCGCGAAGGTGGGCGCGTAG
- a CDS encoding PIG-L family deacetylase, with protein sequence MSEQTVDPTTWFEGRPRVMFVHAHPDDETITTGGTLAALAEAGLEPLLVTLTRGEQGEVTPGPLQALAGSHGLAVVRQNELRTALGMLGVERHAFLGAEPARAEGLPPYIYEDSGMAWGSDGRVTAAPEASRDALTSAPAVEVLNDLLAAAYQAGAQAIVSYDDGGGYGHPDHRLAHRLSRAVAHALELPFWEIVPDPEPLAAPGADDAGSPGPPAAGDAGPAGTGTETDATVERHDISPWLERKVAALRAHGTQLTVDGGDIVHVGGQREPIGGVESFRRV encoded by the coding sequence ATGAGCGAGCAGACGGTCGATCCGACGACCTGGTTCGAGGGGCGGCCCCGCGTGATGTTCGTGCACGCGCACCCCGACGACGAGACCATCACCACCGGGGGCACGCTCGCCGCGCTCGCCGAGGCGGGACTCGAGCCCCTGCTCGTCACGCTCACCCGCGGAGAGCAGGGCGAGGTGACGCCCGGCCCGCTGCAGGCGCTCGCCGGCTCGCACGGGCTGGCCGTCGTGCGCCAGAACGAGCTGCGCACCGCGCTCGGCATGCTCGGCGTTGAGCGTCACGCCTTCCTGGGCGCCGAGCCCGCGCGCGCCGAGGGGCTTCCCCCCTACATCTACGAGGACTCGGGCATGGCCTGGGGATCCGACGGCCGGGTGACGGCCGCGCCCGAGGCGAGCCGCGACGCGCTCACCAGCGCCCCCGCGGTCGAGGTGCTGAACGACCTGCTCGCCGCCGCCTACCAGGCCGGCGCGCAGGCGATCGTGAGCTACGACGACGGGGGCGGCTACGGGCACCCCGACCACCGGCTCGCGCACCGTCTCTCCCGAGCCGTCGCGCACGCGCTCGAGCTGCCGTTCTGGGAGATCGTGCCGGATCCCGAGCCCCTCGCCGCCCCCGGAGCAGACGACGCCGGCTCCCCCGGCCCTCCGGCCGCCGGTGATGCCGGGCCCGCCGGCACCGGCACTGAGACCGACGCCACCGTCGAGCGGCACGACATCTCCCCCTGGCTCGAGCGCAAGGTCGCCGCGCTGCGCGCCCACGGCACCCAGCTGACGGTCGACGGCGGCGACATCGTGCACGTCGGCGGGCAGCGGGAACCGATCGGCGGCGTGGAGAGCTTCCGGCGCGTCTGA
- a CDS encoding CCA tRNA nucleotidyltransferase, translated as MPTLAESMEALRTIAASAPVATLARAFADRGHEFALVGGPVRDALLGRSVTDLDFTTSARPDETRAILDSLTQNVWDVGRDFGTIAARVHGEIVEITTYRADTYRDDSRKPEVSFGDSIEGDLVRRDFTINALALMLPDMRLVDVSDGVEDLLAGRIRTPGSPEASFTDDPLRMLRAARFASQLGFEVVPETQAAMWEFAKRLDIISAERVRDEFVKLLSTADPIPGIRLLVETGLAERFLPELTALLATQDDHGRHKDVYEHSLTVLRQAIELESERGHEPSPDVVLRIAALLHDIGKPATRRFERGGVTFHHHDVVGAKLAKKRLRELRFDNDTIKRVARLVELHLRFFGYSDQQWTDSAVRRYVRDAGDELDRLHILTRADVTTRNRRKAERLAHAYDDIERRIGELAEAEELAAVRPELDGERIMALLGIPPGPLVGRAYRYLLEVRLDEGPIGVAEAEQRLREWYEQQG; from the coding sequence ATGCCCACCCTTGCCGAATCCATGGAGGCGCTGCGCACCATCGCGGCGTCCGCACCCGTCGCGACGCTCGCGCGGGCGTTCGCCGACCGGGGCCACGAATTCGCGCTCGTCGGCGGACCGGTGCGCGACGCGCTGCTCGGCAGATCCGTCACCGACCTCGACTTCACCACCTCCGCGCGCCCCGACGAGACGCGCGCGATCCTCGACTCCCTCACCCAGAACGTGTGGGACGTGGGCCGCGACTTCGGCACGATCGCCGCGCGGGTGCACGGCGAGATCGTCGAGATCACCACCTATCGCGCCGACACGTATCGTGACGACTCGCGCAAGCCCGAGGTGAGCTTCGGCGACAGCATCGAGGGAGACCTGGTGCGCCGCGACTTCACCATCAACGCACTCGCCCTCATGCTGCCCGACATGCGGCTCGTCGACGTCTCGGACGGCGTCGAGGACCTGCTGGCCGGGCGGATCCGCACCCCCGGCTCCCCCGAGGCGTCGTTCACCGACGACCCGCTGCGCATGCTGCGCGCGGCGCGCTTCGCCTCGCAGCTGGGCTTCGAGGTGGTGCCCGAAACGCAGGCGGCCATGTGGGAGTTCGCCAAGCGGCTCGACATCATCTCGGCCGAGCGGGTGCGCGACGAGTTCGTCAAGCTGCTGTCGACCGCTGATCCGATCCCCGGCATCCGCCTGCTCGTCGAGACGGGCCTCGCCGAGCGCTTCCTGCCCGAGCTCACGGCGCTGCTCGCCACGCAGGACGATCACGGCCGGCACAAGGACGTCTACGAGCACAGCCTCACGGTGCTGCGGCAGGCGATCGAGCTGGAGTCGGAGCGCGGGCACGAGCCCTCCCCCGACGTGGTGCTCCGGATCGCGGCGCTGCTGCACGACATCGGCAAGCCGGCCACCCGGCGCTTCGAGCGCGGCGGCGTGACGTTCCACCACCATGACGTCGTGGGCGCGAAGCTCGCGAAGAAGCGCCTGCGCGAGCTGCGCTTCGACAACGACACGATCAAACGGGTGGCGCGCCTCGTCGAGCTACACCTGCGCTTCTTCGGCTACAGCGACCAGCAGTGGACCGACTCGGCGGTGCGCCGCTACGTGCGCGACGCCGGCGATGAGCTCGACCGTCTGCACATCCTCACCCGAGCCGATGTGACGACCCGCAATCGGCGCAAGGCCGAGCGCCTCGCGCACGCGTACGACGACATCGAGCGGCGCATCGGCGAGCTCGCCGAGGCCGAGGAGCTCGCCGCGGTGCGGCCTGAGCTCGACGGCGAGCGGATCATGGCGCTGCTCGGGATCCCGCCCGGGCCGCTCGTGGGCCGCGCCTACCGGTACCTGCTCGAGGTGCGCCTCGACGAGGGGCCGATCGGTGTGGCCGAGGCCGAGCAGCGCCTGCGCGAGTGGTACGAGCAGCAGGGCTGA